One genomic region from Rosa rugosa chromosome 1, drRosRugo1.1, whole genome shotgun sequence encodes:
- the LOC133723161 gene encoding AP2-like ethylene-responsive transcription factor AIL6 — translation MAPATNWLSFSLMSPMEMLRSSSESESPFAQAYDTSAVTAPSPHYYLDHLYANGWANPKSEVFYTEGEEDQQTKQTHSDSLASFIDPQTQNQPIPKLEDFLGDSMVRYADSQTETQDSSLTQIYDQGSAYFGDHHQNQDLKAITGFQAFSANSGSEVEDSASMARTQLACAEFTGHSVESIGNELGFSSCGATATNTSNALSLGVTNTNTNTQTSNREKAIVAVDTDSTKKISDTFGQRTSIYRGVTRHRWTGRYEAHLWDNSCRREGQARKGRQVYLGGYDMEDKAARAYDLAALKYWGPTATTNFPVSTYSKELEDMKLVTKQEFIASLRRKSSGFSRGASMYRGVTRHHQQGRWQARIGRVAGNKDLYLGTFATEEEAAEAYDIAAIKFRGINAVTNFEMNRYDVEAIGKSSLPVGGSAKRLKISLESEEQKPSVTNHDQQQQNSQCSSGSNSNNINFANSMAQPIQTIPCGIPYDHAAALYHHNLLQQFQSYNYYGITDSSAGSHPNIATSQMTMAMMPQQQQQQQQPAEFFLWPQYQTHHS, via the exons ATGGCTCCGGCGACTAATTGGCTATCCTTCTCCTTAATGTCCCCCATGGAAATGCTAAGGTCCTCCTCCGAGTCTGAGTCTCCCTTCGCTCAGGCTTACGATACCTCCGCTGTTACTGCTCCCTCTCCTCATTACTACCTCGACCACTTGTACGCTAACG GGTGGGCGaacccgaaatccgaagtgttCTACACGGAAGGTGAGGAAGACCAGCAAACCAAACAGACCCACTCCGATTCGCTTGCGAGCTTCATCGACCCACAAACCCAGAACCAGCCGATTCCCAAGCTCGAGGACTTTCTCGGTGACTCCATGGTGCGCTACGCCGATAGCCAAACGGAGACGCAGGACTCGTCGCTGACCCAAATCTACGACCAGGGCTCGGCCTACTTTGGTGACCACCACCAGAACCAGGATCTCAAGGCGATTACTGGGTTCCAAGCCTTTTCGGCTAACTCGGGCTCCGAGGTCGAGGACTCGGCCTCCATGGCCAGGACTCAGCTCGCTTGCGCCGAGTTTACGGGTCACTCGGTTGAGTCGATTGGGAACGAGTTGGGTTTCTCGAGCTGTGGTGCTACCGCTACCAACACAAGCAATGCTTTGTCTCTTGGGGTCACTAATACTAATACTAATACTCAGACCTCGAATCGTGAAAAGGCCATTGTTGCGGTGGACACTGATAGCACTAAGAAAATATCTGATACTTTTGGGCAGAGGACTTCAATTTACAGAGGAGTTACTAG ACATCGTTGGACGGGTAGATATGAAGCGCATCTCTGGGATAACAGCTGTAGAAGAGAGGGTCAGGCCAGGAAAGGACGTCAAG TTTACTTGG GTGGATATGACATGGAAGATAAGGCAGCAAGGGCTTATGATTTGGCTGCTCTGAAATACTGGGGACCTACTGCGACTACCAACTTTCCT GTTTCAACTTACAGCAAAGAACTGGAAGACATGAAACTTGTGACCAAGCAAGAATTCATTGCTTCCCTCAGAAG GAAAAGTAGTGGTTTTTCAAGGGGAGCTTCTATGTACCGAGGTGTAACAAG GCATCATCAACAGGGGCGCTGGCAAGCAAGAATAGGCCGTGTTGCTGGGAACAAAGACCTTTACCTAGGGACATTTG CTACTGAAGAGGAAGCAGCAGAGGCCTATGACATAGCAGCCATAAAGTTTAGGGGCATCAATGCAGTAACAAATTTCGAGATGAATCGATATGATGTTGAAGCTATTGGCAAGAGTTCTCTTCCTGTTGGTGGTTCAGCAAAGCGCTTAAAGATCTCTCTTGAATCGGAAGAGCAGAAACCATCTGTGACCAACCATGATCAGCAGCAGCAGAATTCTCAGTGCAGCAGTGgcagcaacagcaacaacaTCAATTTTGCTAATTCCATGGCGCAACCAATTCAGACCATCCCGTGTGGAATTCCATATGATCATGCTGCAGCACTTTATCATCACAACCTTCTCCAACAGTTCCAATCTTATAACTACTATGGCATTACGGATTCTTCAGCAGGATCGCACCCTAACATTGCAACAAGTCAGATGACAATGGCGATGATGccccagcagcagcagcagcagcagcagccagCTGAGTTCTTTCTCTGGCCTCAGTACCAAACCCATCATTCATAG